One window of Fusarium keratoplasticum isolate Fu6.1 chromosome 2, whole genome shotgun sequence genomic DNA carries:
- a CDS encoding Flavoprotein domain-containing protein, giving the protein MPRQSPPPPSHLTACPPRPAHGSNHVGSGSSSSMAHHSFSPRLLSPRLSPAPPSSLHDMARNRKLRLLVAATGPRDTSWAQALVVRLSKNPQIEARAIVDDVVPRLTQTIIVMQNRSLALGMGDRADDVEFYRQQAFELVEWADLMVCVPLDADSIAKMLVGVTDTFLGEVLRGWDTQKNIVLVPGMSTHMWSNPMTKKHLNKIHRKWNWIRVVAPILWHYEGTPNPKRVPNWNGFNEVLGIIKNQADLLGLGRDVEIATGMAMVADVDVKVQSKLPPEIWTIILDYAGDWELAKALGMYTNLPMPPTWTSRPKDPADPLKVYEHELEWTVLTCNSAAICKKISQSPPEFHDISALVIKLVIKFGLIDVLAYMEANRPDLFKAFDGTTLPTKASAYYPRTDVLDYWKQSRWFRERHIYDAEAVDGASKNGHVRVLDWWWRRSGLSMRYTESALEQASGSGHLLVLEWWRDAAAQDDKVVLRPGRSLLWATQYGQADVLRWWDASGIPAAHGDSVAKMASRWGQVDVLETWRRLKGDDKLVYDAEVLVPPTIYQHLAVLEWWRKFAHGELQGMEGRKQQVEFRTCNIEEALEDSIGDQSPVRRWWTQNGLNLGLRDEEWLKTRYL; this is encoded by the coding sequence ATGCCCCGTcaaagtcctcctcctccgagtcACCTCACCGCTTGCCCGCCTCGCCCTGCGCATGGTTCAAACCATGTGGGATCAGGGTCATCATCCAGCATGGCACATCATTCCTTTTCGCCGCGACTGCTCTCGCCACGGCTGAGCCCCGCGCCTCCCTCGTCCCTCCACGACATGGCTCGCAACCGCAAGCTCCGCCTGCTCGTCGCCGCGACTGGACCCCGCGATACGTCCTGGGCGCAGGCGCTCGTCGTGCGACTCTCCAAGAACCCTCAGATTGAAGCCCgcgccatcgtcgacgatgtGGTACCGCGGTTGACACAAACAATCATCGTTATGCAGAACCGGAGTTTAGCGCTGGGAATGGGCGACCGAGCGGATGACGTCGAATTTTACCGACAACAAGCGTTTGAACTTGTGGAATGGGCAGATCTGATGGTCTGCGTGCCGCTAGATGCGGACAGTATCGCCAAGATGCTGGTAGGCGTTACAGATACGTTCCTCGGCGAAGTGCTTCGAGGATGGGATACGCAAAAGAATATCGTATTGGTGCCCGGCATGAGCACCCACATGTGGTCGAACccgatgacgaagaagcaTCTTAACAAGATACATCGGAAATGGAACTGGATACGTGTGGTAGCCCCGATATTGTGGCATTACGAAGGAACACCGAATCCGAAGCGAGTACCGAACTGGAACGGCTTCAACGAGGTGCTAggcatcatcaagaaccaaGCAGACTTGCTAGGACTGGGCCGAGACGTCGAGATTGCGACAGGaatggccatggtggctGATGTGGACGTGAAAGTTCAGTCAAAGTTGCCGCCAGAGATATGGACAATTATCCTCGACTACGCGGGAGATTGGGAACTGGCAAAGGCTTTGGGCATGTACACGAACCTTCCGATGCCTCCGACATGGACAAGCCGGCCCAAGGACCCAGCCGACCCCTTGAAGGTCTACGAGCACGAGCTCGAGTGGACCGTCCTAACATGCAACTCGGCAGCGATATGTAAGAAGATATCGCAATCTCCGCCGGAATTCCACGACATCTCGGCGCTGGTTATCAAACTGGTCATCAAGTTTGGGCTTATCGACGTGCTGGCGTATATGGAAGCCAACAGACCGGATCTCTTCAAGGCGTTTGACGGAACGACGTTGCCGACCAAGGCCTCGGCCTACTATCCTCGCACCGATGTGTTGGACTATTGGAAACAGAGCAGATGGTTCAGAGAACGGCATATCTATGACGCAGAAGCCGTGGACGGCGCCTCCAAGAACGGGCATGTTCGTGTGCTGGActggtggtggcggcgaTCCGGACTGTCGATGCGATATACAGAGTCAGCTCTGGAGCAAGCTAGCGGGAGTGGGCATCTCCTTGTGCTCGAATGGTGGCGCGATGCCGCGGCGCAAGACGACAAGGTCGTTTTACGACCGGGCCGGTCACTCTTATGGGCAACACAATATGGGCAAGCTGATGTGCTACGGTGGTGGGACGCGTCGGGTATCCCCGCGGCGCATGGTGATAGCGTTGCCAAGATGGCTAGCCGCTGGGGACAGGTGGACGTTTTGGAGACGTGGAGACGACTCAAAGGCGACGACAAGCTCGTCTACGACGCCGAAGTGCTGGTGCCGCCTACCATATATCAACACCTAGCGGTGCTCGAATGGTGGCGCAAGTTTGCTCACGGAGAACTCCAAGGGATGGAGGGACGTAAGCAGCAGGTCGAGTTTCGAACTTGCAACATTGAAGAGGCGCTTGAGGACAGCATCGGAGACCAGAGCCCGGTTCGACGATGGTGGACACAGAACGGGCTGAACCTGGGACTACGAGATGAGGAATGGCTTAAGACGCGATATCTCTAG
- a CDS encoding Ribose-phosphate diphosphokinase translates to MLDQMANEIKLISGSSHPDLSAKVASRLGIEIANTMSLNYSNQETSVSIGESVRDEDVFILQSTAPGDVNNGLMELLIMIHACRTASARRITAVVVNFPYARQDKKDKSRAPISAKLIANMLQVSGCNHVITMDLHASQIQGFFNVPVDNLYAEPSVLRWISQNLDVENCVIVSPDAGGAKRATSIADRLNTGFALIHKERPRPNVVGRMVLVGDVQDKVAILVDDMADTCGTLAKAAETVNQHGAREVYAIVTHGILSGNAIETINKSCLSGLVVTNTVPLGDKIERCPKLKVIDVSGTLAEAIRRTHNGESVSYLFNNVPV, encoded by the exons ATGTTGGACCAAATGGCGAACGAAATCAAGCTCATCTCGGGCAGCTCCCACCCGGATCTCAGTGCCAAGGTCGCCAGTCG ACTCGGCATTGAGATCGCCAACACCATGAGCCTCAACTACTCCAACCAGGAGACCAGTGTTTCCATCGGCGAGTCTGTCCGTGACGAGGACGTCTTCATTCTCCAGTCCACCGCCCCCGGAGACGTCAACAATGGCTTGATGGAGCTCCTCATCATGATTCACGCCTGTCGCACAGCTTCGGCCCGGCGGATCACCGCCGTTGTTGTCAACTTTCCCTATGCTCGgcaggacaagaaggacaagtctCGTGCTCCCATCAGCGCAAAGCTCATCGCAAATATGCTCCAGGTCTCAGGATGC AATCATGTGATTACTATGGATCTTCACGCTTCTCAGATCCAGGGCTTCTTCAACGTCCCTGTGGACAACCTCTACGCGGAGCCCTCAGTCCTTCGATGGATCAGCCAGAACCTTGACGTTGAGAACTGCGTCATTGTTTCGCCTGACGCTGGTGGTGCCAAGCGTGCCACCTCGATTGCTGACCGTCTGAACACCGGTTTTGCTCTCATCCACAAGGAGCGCCCTCGCCCCAACGTTGTTGGCCGCATGGTGCTCGTTGGTGACGTTCAGGACAAGGTTGCCATTCTCGTCGATGACATGGCTGACACCTGTGGAACT cttgccaaggctgccgagacgGTGAACCAGCATGGTGCCCGTGAGGTTTATGCTATTGTTACCCATGGTATCCTTAGTGGTAACGCCATTGAGACCATCAACAAGTCATGCCTCTCTGGTCTTGTTGTGACCAACA CCGTCCCTC TTGGCGATAAGATCGAGCGCTGCCCTaagctcaaggtcattgaTGTTTCCGGCACCCTGGCTGAG GCCATCCGGAGAACTCACAACGGCGAATCTGTGTCGTACCTGTTCAACAACGTTCCCGTTTAA